The Pantoea phytobeneficialis genome has a segment encoding these proteins:
- the tsaD gene encoding tRNA (adenosine(37)-N6)-threonylcarbamoyltransferase complex transferase subunit TsaD: MRVLGIETSCDETGIAIYDDASGLLANQLYSQVKLHADYGGVVPELASRDHVRKTVPLIQAALKQAGLQPQQIDAVAYTAGPGLVGALLVGATVGRALAFAWNVPAVPVHHMEGHLLAPMLEDNPPDFPFVALLVSGGHTQLISVTGIGEYALLGESIDDAAGEAFDKTAKLLGLDYPGGPMLSRMAQQGTPGRFTFPRPMTDRPGLDFSFSGLKTFAANTIREHAGDEQARADIARAFEDAVVDTLMIKCKRALDQTGFKRLVIAGGVSANRTLRERMADMMQARGGEVFYARPEFCTDNGAMIAYAGMVRLKGGTRGELGVSVRPRWPLAELPAI; encoded by the coding sequence ATGCGAGTTCTGGGTATTGAAACGTCCTGCGATGAAACCGGCATCGCGATTTACGACGACGCGTCCGGTCTGCTGGCAAATCAATTATATAGCCAGGTAAAATTGCATGCCGATTACGGCGGTGTGGTGCCGGAACTGGCATCGCGCGATCATGTGCGTAAAACGGTGCCGTTGATTCAGGCGGCGTTAAAACAGGCCGGATTACAGCCGCAGCAGATTGATGCGGTGGCTTATACCGCCGGACCGGGTCTGGTCGGGGCGCTGTTAGTGGGAGCGACCGTTGGACGCGCGCTGGCGTTTGCCTGGAATGTACCGGCGGTGCCGGTCCATCATATGGAAGGCCATCTGCTGGCCCCGATGCTGGAAGATAACCCACCGGACTTCCCGTTTGTCGCGCTGCTGGTATCGGGCGGGCACACTCAGCTGATAAGCGTCACGGGTATTGGTGAATACGCGTTGCTGGGCGAATCTATCGATGATGCGGCAGGTGAAGCCTTCGATAAAACCGCCAAGCTGCTGGGCCTCGACTATCCGGGCGGGCCAATGCTATCGCGGATGGCACAGCAGGGCACACCGGGTCGCTTCACGTTTCCACGCCCGATGACCGATCGCCCCGGCCTTGATTTCAGCTTCTCCGGCCTTAAAACGTTCGCGGCCAACACCATTCGTGAACATGCGGGGGATGAACAGGCGCGTGCCGACATTGCCCGCGCCTTCGAGGACGCGGTGGTGGATACCCTGATGATTAAATGTAAGCGTGCGCTGGATCAGACCGGTTTTAAACGTCTGGTGATTGCGGGTGGCGTGAGCGCCAACCGTACGTTACGTGAGCGTATGGCTGACATGATGCAGGCCCGTGGCGGCGAAGTGTTTTACGCCCGTCCGGAATTCTGCACCGACAACGGCGCAATGATTGCTTACGCAGGCATGGTGCGTCTGAAAGGTGGTACGCGTGGTGAGTTGGGCGTTAGCGTCCGGCCACGTTGGCCATTGGCGGAATTGCCTGCCATCTAA
- the plsY gene encoding glycerol-3-phosphate 1-O-acyltransferase PlsY, whose protein sequence is MSAIALGMIIFAYLCGSISSAILVCKLAGLPDPRTEGSGNPGATNVLRIGGKAPAAAVLIFDIAKGMLPVWIAWLLHVAPLYLGLTAIAACLGHIYPVFFRFRGGKGVATAFGAIAPIGWDLTGLMTGTWLLTVLLSGYSSLGAIVSALIAPFYVWWFKPQFTFPVSMLSCLILLRHHDNIQRLWRGQENKIWKRKKKKKE, encoded by the coding sequence ATGAGTGCTATCGCGCTTGGTATGATTATTTTCGCGTATCTTTGCGGCTCCATTTCCAGCGCGATACTGGTATGCAAACTCGCTGGCCTGCCCGATCCACGTACCGAGGGGTCTGGTAATCCGGGGGCGACTAACGTGCTGCGCATCGGCGGGAAAGCGCCTGCGGCAGCGGTACTGATTTTCGATATCGCCAAAGGCATGTTGCCGGTGTGGATTGCCTGGCTACTGCATGTTGCTCCGCTCTACCTTGGCCTGACGGCCATCGCCGCCTGTCTCGGTCACATCTATCCGGTATTCTTTCGTTTTCGCGGCGGCAAAGGCGTGGCAACGGCATTTGGTGCCATCGCGCCGATTGGCTGGGACCTGACCGGGTTGATGACCGGTACCTGGCTGTTGACGGTCCTCTTGAGTGGTTACTCGTCGTTGGGTGCGATTGTCAGCGCGCTCATCGCGCCGTTTTACGTCTGGTGGTTCAAACCACAGTTCACTTTTCCGGTATCGATGCTTTCCTGCCTGATTCTGTTGCGCCACCATGACAACATCCAACGCCTGTGGCGCGGCCAGGAAAACAAAATCTGGAAGCGGAAGAAAAAGAAGAAAGAATAA
- the folB gene encoding bifunctional dihydroneopterin aldolase/7,8-dihydroneopterin epimerase, with the protein MDIVFIEQLTVFTTIGVYDWEQGMQQKLVLDVEMAWDNRQAAASDDVNDCLSYADVTEAILNHLNGQRFALVERVAEEIADLLMNRFKTPGVRIRVGKPGAVAQAATVGVRIERGTIPK; encoded by the coding sequence ATGGATATCGTATTTATCGAGCAACTCACCGTGTTCACCACCATTGGCGTTTACGACTGGGAGCAGGGCATGCAGCAGAAGCTGGTGCTCGATGTCGAAATGGCGTGGGACAACCGTCAGGCGGCTGCCAGCGACGATGTTAATGATTGCCTCAGCTATGCTGACGTCACCGAAGCTATTTTAAACCATCTTAACGGCCAGCGTTTTGCCCTGGTTGAACGCGTGGCAGAAGAAATTGCGGATCTGTTGATGAACCGTTTCAAAACGCCCGGCGTACGCATCCGCGTAGGCAAACCGGGGGCTGTAGCGCAGGCAGCAACGGTTGGCGTGCGTATTGAGCGCGGGACTATTCCTAAATAA
- the rpsU gene encoding 30S ribosomal protein S21, translating to MPVIKVRENEPFDVALRRFKRSCEKAGVLAEVRRREFYEKPTTERKRAKASAVKRHAKKLARENARRTRLY from the coding sequence ATGCCGGTAATTAAAGTACGTGAAAACGAGCCGTTCGACGTAGCACTGCGTCGCTTCAAGCGTTCCTGCGAGAAAGCAGGCGTTCTGGCTGAAGTTCGTCGTCGTGAGTTCTATGAAAAACCGACTACCGAACGTAAGCGCGCTAAAGCGTCTGCTGTTAAGCGTCATGCCAAGAAACTGGCTCGCGAAAACGCACGCCGCACTCGTCTGTACTAA